A single Phycisphaerae bacterium DNA region contains:
- a CDS encoding N-acetyltransferase — protein MMDTESASVVLREAVPEDLASIATIYNRFVLQSTCTFATEPPDAMYWQAWYESHSDPFAAIVAVRGTDVVGWGTLSQWNSRCAYRYTAEDSVYIRHDCHRCGIGSRLLAELIRVAGEKGFRTVLAQIADDQEPSKVLHARHGFRQVGVLRGVGFKFGRWLDVGLWQLE, from the coding sequence ATGATGGATACTGAATCAGCCTCGGTCGTGCTGCGTGAAGCCGTTCCGGAGGACCTGGCGAGCATTGCGACGATTTACAATCGCTTTGTACTGCAATCGACGTGCACTTTCGCCACGGAGCCTCCGGACGCGATGTACTGGCAGGCGTGGTACGAGTCGCATAGCGATCCATTTGCGGCCATCGTGGCGGTGCGGGGGACCGATGTTGTTGGCTGGGGGACACTGTCGCAATGGAATTCACGGTGCGCTTATCGATACACGGCGGAAGACTCGGTGTATATCAGGCACGACTGCCATCGATGCGGCATTGGCAGCCGGTTGCTGGCCGAGCTGATCCGGGTTGCCGGCGAGAAGGGGTTTCGCACCGTCCTGGCGCAGATCGCAGACGATCAGGAGCCGAGCAAAGTGCTGCATGCACGGCATGGTTTTCGACAAGTGGGGGTGCTCAGGGGTGTTGGCTTCAAGTTCGGTCGCTGGCTGGATGTGGGACTCTGGCAACTGGAATGA
- a CDS encoding VTT domain-containing protein: MRLTLLIFAFTLAFLTPLFIFQDTFDVALSGDAAVARLSEYGHLAWAVGMGLIVADLVLPIPATAVMAALGYLYGTVAGGLLGGAASLAAGLIAYGATRLIGHKAAVFLAGQRDLQRTEAFFRQRGGLAVAMTRPMPLLPEVIACLAGLSRMPFRLFFVSLCCGSFPTGFAFAAIGSMGVEKPSLAIAAGCVIPVILWSFVHRAFRMPPATSPSHGDAPN; the protein is encoded by the coding sequence GTGAGACTGACGCTGCTGATTTTCGCCTTCACACTCGCCTTCCTCACGCCCCTGTTCATCTTCCAGGACACCTTTGATGTCGCCCTCTCCGGCGACGCGGCTGTCGCGCGGCTCAGCGAATATGGACATCTTGCGTGGGCCGTCGGGATGGGGTTGATCGTCGCGGATCTCGTACTTCCCATTCCGGCGACCGCCGTCATGGCGGCGCTGGGTTACCTCTACGGCACGGTCGCAGGCGGACTGCTCGGGGGAGCAGCATCTTTGGCTGCGGGATTGATTGCCTACGGAGCCACCCGATTAATCGGTCACAAAGCGGCGGTGTTTCTGGCCGGGCAGCGCGATCTGCAACGGACGGAGGCTTTCTTTCGGCAGCGCGGCGGATTGGCGGTCGCAATGACGCGGCCGATGCCGCTCTTGCCCGAGGTGATCGCCTGCCTCGCCGGGCTTTCACGCATGCCGTTTCGGCTTTTCTTCGTCTCGCTCTGCTGCGGAAGCTTTCCGACCGGGTTTGCATTTGCAGCGATCGGCTCGATGGGAGTGGAGAAGCCGAGCCTGGCAATCGCCGCTGGATGCGTCATTCCCGTGATACTCTGGTCTTTCGTCCATCGCGCCTTCAGGATGCCGCCGGCCACATCACCCTCACACGGTGATGCGCCGAATTAG
- a CDS encoding DUF1573 domain-containing protein has product MRFNRSKEFIVVFALVALGSGVSAPAHGDDQPAADSNAGATTKPASSPPPDLTIPTTARKVQNDLIPKPTVVLKPGETPKPQFEDAAYSYGTVRAGTVIEHEFKFKNTGTGPLEILAVRPGCGCTTSGEFDKILAPGATGRIPVKMSTARFSGSVTKTVAVHTNAPGVDGLIVLTLNGTVNPLIVIEPTKVEFGSLKLTDVAGKTLTGSFTITNQIEDPLELKDLTSSNPNFKAEMKELEPGRKFEVVVTMGGALRTGSNGANIDVNTNFPDMATIRVPAAVYLNSPVDVMPSQVTLPATRATAMTRALFVRNNTVVPVKLSGLKSSNPKLGVRLEETTPGMAWKLVLDVPVDYQSAPNGDTVSVKTSNPEIPELIVDVITREMNRPLPPGMPTSADSGQIGGAVKSN; this is encoded by the coding sequence ATGCGATTCAATCGATCGAAGGAGTTCATCGTCGTCTTCGCGCTCGTTGCGCTGGGTTCCGGCGTTTCGGCGCCGGCTCATGGAGACGATCAGCCCGCCGCCGATTCGAACGCCGGCGCGACGACGAAGCCGGCCTCGTCTCCGCCACCGGACCTGACCATACCGACCACGGCGCGAAAGGTTCAGAACGATCTGATCCCGAAGCCGACGGTGGTTCTGAAGCCGGGCGAAACCCCGAAGCCTCAGTTTGAGGATGCCGCGTATTCCTATGGAACGGTTCGCGCCGGCACGGTGATTGAGCACGAATTCAAGTTCAAGAACACGGGCACGGGTCCTCTCGAGATACTGGCGGTTCGGCCGGGGTGCGGGTGTACAACATCCGGCGAATTCGACAAGATCCTCGCTCCCGGAGCCACCGGGCGAATTCCGGTGAAGATGTCGACGGCGCGGTTCAGCGGATCGGTGACCAAGACGGTTGCGGTCCATACCAATGCGCCGGGCGTGGATGGACTGATTGTCCTGACGCTCAACGGCACGGTGAATCCGCTGATCGTCATCGAGCCGACGAAGGTCGAATTCGGATCGCTGAAACTGACGGATGTCGCAGGCAAGACACTGACTGGATCATTCACGATCACGAATCAGATTGAGGATCCACTGGAGCTGAAGGATCTGACCAGCTCGAATCCGAACTTCAAGGCTGAAATGAAGGAATTGGAGCCGGGCCGGAAATTCGAAGTCGTCGTGACGATGGGTGGCGCGCTACGGACCGGTTCAAACGGCGCGAACATCGACGTAAACACAAATTTTCCGGATATGGCCACGATTCGTGTGCCCGCGGCGGTGTACCTGAATTCGCCGGTTGATGTCATGCCGTCGCAGGTGACGCTGCCCGCGACGCGCGCGACGGCGATGACCCGGGCCTTGTTCGTTCGGAACAACACGGTGGTGCCGGTGAAGCTGAGCGGGCTGAAATCGAGCAACCCGAAGCTGGGTGTGCGGCTGGAAGAGACGACTCCGGGCATGGCGTGGAAGCTGGTCCTGGATGTGCCGGTGGACTATCAGAGCGCGCCGAACGGCGATACCGTCTCCGTGAAGACTTCGAACCCGGAAATACCGGAGCTGATTGTCGATGTCATCACGCGCGAGATGAATCGTCCGTTGCCGCCGGGAATGCCGACTTCGGCCGACTCGGGTCAGATCGGCGGCGCGGTCAAGTCGAACTGA
- the cdaA gene encoding diadenylate cyclase CdaA, which yields MFDQVVKTLSDVIRRAEWSDLTELLLIGSAVYAVMRFFRGTRGARLLRGFALLLVGGTLLMYLLANLLDLARILVIFPTFITALFLIALVAFQPELRRALMRLGAQTWFVESPEEIDRIIEQVVEAVTYLAKNKIGALIAFERASEFGMLSEDAIKLDAEVTSQLIMTIFWPGSALHDMGVIISRGRVAAAGVQFPLTDSQEVSPELGSRHRAAIGLSEESDALVVVVSEETGIISVIEDGKIRRNLMPENLRQALREGLGGQAQK from the coding sequence ATGTTCGATCAGGTCGTAAAAACACTAAGCGATGTCATTCGTCGCGCCGAATGGAGCGATCTCACCGAGCTTCTGCTCATCGGCTCTGCGGTCTATGCCGTCATGCGCTTCTTTCGGGGCACGCGAGGCGCCCGTCTGCTGCGGGGCTTCGCACTCCTGCTCGTCGGCGGCACGCTCCTGATGTACCTGTTGGCAAACCTGCTCGATCTGGCTCGCATTCTGGTCATTTTCCCGACGTTCATCACCGCGCTGTTCCTCATCGCGCTCGTTGCGTTTCAGCCGGAGCTGCGCCGGGCCTTGATGCGCCTTGGAGCCCAGACCTGGTTCGTCGAATCGCCTGAGGAAATCGACCGGATCATCGAACAGGTCGTCGAGGCGGTCACCTACCTCGCGAAAAACAAGATCGGAGCCTTGATCGCCTTCGAACGCGCGTCCGAGTTCGGCATGCTCTCCGAAGACGCAATCAAGCTCGACGCCGAGGTCACGAGCCAGTTGATCATGACGATTTTCTGGCCCGGATCGGCTTTGCACGACATGGGAGTCATTATCTCGCGCGGCCGCGTCGCCGCGGCCGGTGTCCAGTTTCCGCTCACGGACTCCCAGGAGGTCAGCCCCGAACTGGGCTCACGTCACCGCGCGGCGATCGGTTTGTCCGAGGAATCCGATGCACTGGTCGTCGTCGTGAGTGAGGAAACAGGAATCATCAGCGTGATCGAGGATGGGAAGATTCGCCGCAACCTGATGCCCGAGAATCTTCGCCAAGCCCTGCGCGAGGGATTGGGCGGCCAAGCCCAGAAGTGA
- a CDS encoding glycosyltransferase yields MGALVWRLILWRRYRPTPAVADAELPSLTLVIPAYNEGELVRHSILAAAASRYPAERFEIIVVDDGSTDDTWRHIQAAVREVGERVSLTTLRHGSNRGKRAALLLGFRRARGALWATTDSDSLLDAEALRLAAAPLVRDERVSCVSGCVEALNGGRNLYTRFMKCYYSLSFKFVRAYQDGFRGVFCAPGALSVYRASAARPILEEWGDQRFLGVACATGEDRAITNLLLREGGVCAYQQSAVVLSRAPESYVGMAKMFLRWARSNIRETIVLWRFLFTRFRDGSLAAFRFNSTLALVCMLLTPFLVGHAIGLALFTNGFILRYLAAMVVYSSVMATVYFINERDEDWVWLLIYPVFSTICFSWVMPYAACTLRNTGWLTRGARGDADRAGANAITAGLIQAHR; encoded by the coding sequence TTGGGTGCGCTCGTCTGGCGGCTGATTCTCTGGCGGCGATATCGTCCGACACCGGCCGTCGCGGACGCCGAACTTCCGTCGCTGACGCTGGTGATTCCGGCGTACAACGAAGGCGAATTGGTGCGCCATTCAATTCTTGCGGCCGCTGCCAGCCGGTATCCGGCGGAGCGATTCGAGATCATCGTGGTGGATGACGGAAGCACGGATGACACATGGCGTCATATTCAGGCGGCGGTTCGCGAAGTGGGGGAGCGTGTTTCGCTGACAACGCTGCGTCACGGCTCGAATCGCGGCAAACGAGCGGCGTTGCTGCTCGGGTTTCGTCGTGCCCGCGGCGCGCTATGGGCGACGACCGATTCGGACAGCCTGCTGGACGCGGAAGCGCTGCGGTTGGCGGCTGCGCCTCTGGTTCGCGATGAGCGGGTTTCCTGCGTTTCAGGGTGTGTGGAAGCGCTCAATGGCGGCCGGAATCTGTACACGCGCTTCATGAAATGCTACTACAGCCTCTCGTTCAAGTTCGTTCGCGCCTATCAGGACGGATTTCGCGGCGTGTTCTGTGCGCCGGGTGCGCTGAGTGTCTATCGGGCGTCGGCGGCGCGTCCCATTCTGGAGGAATGGGGCGATCAGCGATTTCTGGGTGTGGCCTGCGCGACCGGCGAGGATCGTGCCATCACGAATCTGCTACTGCGGGAGGGCGGGGTCTGTGCATACCAGCAGAGCGCCGTGGTTCTGAGCCGGGCACCGGAGTCTTACGTCGGCATGGCGAAGATGTTCCTTCGATGGGCACGAAGCAATATTCGCGAGACAATCGTGCTCTGGCGATTCCTCTTCACTCGATTTCGGGACGGATCACTGGCCGCGTTTCGATTCAATTCAACCTTGGCGCTGGTGTGCATGCTTCTGACGCCCTTCCTGGTCGGTCATGCCATTGGTCTGGCACTCTTCACGAACGGCTTCATTCTGCGTTATCTGGCGGCGATGGTCGTTTACTCGTCGGTCATGGCCACGGTCTACTTCATTAACGAGCGCGACGAAGACTGGGTCTGGCTGCTGATCTACCCGGTTTTTTCGACGATTTGCTTTTCGTGGGTGATGCCCTATGCCGCCTGCACGCTTCGAAACACCGGTTGGCTCACTCGCGGCGCGCGTGGCGATGCCGATCGGGCCGGCGCGAATGCGATCACTGCGGGTCTGATTCAAGCCCATCGATGA
- a CDS encoding MOSC domain-containing protein: MKVVSLNVGKPESLTFEGKRFISSINRKPATRAVMLEPLGFDGDRPGDERVHGGPDKAVCCYSHEHYPYFSRKLGTALDVPAFGENLTTEGMLESEVCLGDVYQIGRAAVQVSQPRQPCGTLAARNRSKQLPKWINEMAWGGFYFRVLESGMVSPGDEITRLRRIHPGITIELLCRTLHDKQAPRERLVELVALPALSHSWRDKFERRIRVIDGLESDPQ; encoded by the coding sequence ATGAAAGTCGTCTCACTGAATGTCGGTAAACCGGAATCACTGACCTTCGAGGGAAAGCGGTTCATCAGTTCAATTAATCGCAAACCCGCGACGCGCGCCGTCATGCTCGAACCTCTTGGTTTCGACGGCGACCGCCCCGGCGACGAGCGCGTCCACGGCGGCCCCGACAAGGCCGTCTGCTGCTATTCGCACGAGCATTACCCCTACTTCAGCCGGAAACTCGGCACGGCGCTCGATGTGCCCGCATTCGGCGAGAACCTGACCACCGAAGGAATGCTCGAATCCGAAGTCTGCCTCGGCGATGTCTATCAGATCGGCCGCGCCGCCGTGCAGGTGTCGCAGCCGCGACAACCATGTGGCACCCTCGCTGCTCGCAATCGCAGTAAGCAGTTGCCAAAATGGATCAACGAGATGGCGTGGGGCGGATTCTACTTTCGCGTGCTGGAATCCGGCATGGTCTCGCCGGGAGACGAAATCACCCGCCTGCGTCGTATTCACCCGGGCATCACGATCGAGTTGCTCTGCCGCACCCTCCATGACAAGCAGGCGCCGCGCGAACGTCTTGTCGAGTTGGTCGCGCTGCCGGCGCTGTCGCATTCGTGGCGTGATAAGTTCGAACGCCGGATCCGCGTCATCGATGGGCTTGAATCAGACCCGCAGTGA
- a CDS encoding rhodanese-like domain-containing protein has translation MRSAILTALMVVLVGGAAGVVANVTYYKLPWLRERSTRADSPSLPPPAHGNSEQGSQSSGTDSEPSSRAAEPAANPCAPRPGDKPMTVRMECVLEYLEKGGAYIVDAREQHDFDEGRLRGAFHLPSSAIYANIQGFMATGAQVDDVIIVYCGGGSCEASHNVADVLHDDFQYQKVFVYEAGWEEIERSGRFGDYVESGGAQS, from the coding sequence ATGCGATCAGCGATTTTGACGGCGTTGATGGTGGTGCTGGTCGGCGGCGCCGCCGGTGTCGTGGCCAACGTGACGTATTACAAGCTGCCGTGGCTTCGCGAACGAAGCACGCGCGCCGATTCGCCGTCGCTGCCGCCTCCCGCTCATGGCAATTCGGAGCAGGGCTCGCAATCCTCCGGAACTGATTCGGAACCGTCATCAAGAGCCGCCGAGCCGGCGGCAAATCCCTGCGCGCCGCGACCGGGTGACAAGCCAATGACAGTTCGAATGGAGTGCGTTCTGGAGTATCTTGAGAAGGGCGGCGCTTATATAGTTGATGCCCGCGAACAGCACGATTTCGATGAAGGGCGCCTGCGTGGCGCGTTCCATCTGCCGTCCAGCGCGATTTACGCGAATATCCAGGGATTCATGGCCACGGGCGCGCAGGTCGACGACGTGATCATCGTGTATTGCGGCGGCGGATCGTGCGAGGCGAGTCATAATGTGGCCGATGTCCTGCACGACGATTTCCAATATCAGAAGGTTTTCGTTTACGAGGCCGGTTGGGAAGAGATCGAGCGGTCGGGCCGCTTCGGTGACTATGTGGAATCAGGGGGCGCCCAGTCATGA